Proteins from one Atribacterota bacterium genomic window:
- the hypE gene encoding hydrogenase expression/formation protein HypE translates to MNDKIITLDHGSGGKLSNNLISEVFLKHFDNEILNVLHDGAILPSSNKRIAFSTDSYTVTPLFFPGGNIGNLAIHGTVNDLAMCGAKPEYLSASFIIEEGVSIDILDKIASSMAESAKQSKVQIVTGDTKVVGHGEADGMYINTTGIGFIRDDIFINARQAQPGDVIIINGPIGNHGISILAARESLQLEKTIFSDTAPLSEMVSQILDTTREIHVLRDPTRGGLATTLNEIAQSSNVEIEIEEESIPIDENVRDTCEILGFDPLYLANEGKLIVFVSPQYAEKVLRKMKRLKYGEQSRIIGKVISKGKNPVYLKTDIGGKRLIGMLSGEQLPRIC, encoded by the coding sequence ATGAACGACAAAATAATAACTCTTGATCACGGTAGTGGTGGAAAATTATCCAATAATTTAATCAGTGAAGTTTTTCTTAAACACTTTGATAACGAGATACTAAACGTACTACACGATGGTGCTATTTTACCTTCATCGAATAAAAGGATTGCTTTTTCCACTGACTCTTACACAGTGACTCCACTTTTTTTCCCTGGAGGGAATATTGGCAATCTGGCAATCCACGGAACTGTAAATGATCTGGCCATGTGTGGAGCCAAACCAGAATATCTGAGCGCATCATTTATAATTGAAGAAGGAGTTTCAATAGATATTTTAGACAAAATTGCATCAAGTATGGCAGAGTCGGCAAAACAATCAAAAGTTCAGATAGTAACAGGTGATACAAAAGTTGTGGGACATGGTGAGGCTGATGGTATGTATATCAACACCACCGGTATTGGGTTTATCAGAGATGATATTTTTATTAATGCTAGACAGGCTCAGCCTGGTGATGTAATTATAATCAATGGACCTATTGGAAACCATGGTATTAGCATTTTGGCTGCACGGGAAAGCTTGCAGTTAGAGAAAACTATTTTCAGCGATACAGCTCCTTTGTCTGAAATGGTTAGTCAAATACTGGATACTACCCGGGAAATACATGTTTTAAGAGACCCAACAAGAGGAGGACTAGCGACAACTTTAAATGAAATTGCCCAATCATCTAATGTAGAAATAGAAATTGAGGAAGAATCGATTCCTATTGATGAGAATGTAAGAGATACCTGTGAAATATTAGGCTTTGATCCCCTTTATTTAGCAAACGAGGGAAAACTGATTGTTTTTGTTTCTCCTCAATATGCTGAAAAAGTGCTTAGGAAGATGAAAAGATTAAAATATGGGGAACAATCCAGGATTATCGGAAAAGTGATTTCCAAAGGTAAAAACCCGGTTTATCTTAAAACAGATATAGGAGGCAAAAGACTAATCGGGATGTTAAGTGGAGAACAGCTGCCTAGAATATGCTAA
- the hypD gene encoding hydrogenase formation protein HypD: MKYRDEYRNKDLCQSIIKRITELTKEKVNIMEVCGTHTVSIFRSGLKELLPENINLISGPGCPVCVTPIAAIDHIIALAREKDTIIVTFGDMVNVPGTSSSLKKEKANGADILIIYSPFQVIEIARKYPEKKVILIGIGFETTTPLLASVILEVAERQIDNFYLFSLAKIMPPIMQTLLQKKDAVIDGFLCPGHVSAIIGTKPYEFIPDNYHIPCVIAGFEPGDILIGIYHIIQQNINKKSFVENKYQRVVKKEGNPVALRKMAEVFNEVDSTWRGIGNVKKSGLDLKEKYASMNARNLKVKIEKSREHPDCRCGEVLRGIITPLQCPLFRKICTPENPIGACMVSSEGSCAAYYKYNSV, from the coding sequence TTGAAATATCGGGACGAATATCGGAATAAAGATTTATGCCAATCTATTATCAAAAGGATTACAGAATTAACTAAAGAAAAAGTAAATATAATGGAAGTTTGCGGGACACATACAGTTTCCATCTTTCGTTCCGGGTTAAAAGAATTATTACCTGAAAATATAAATTTAATATCCGGTCCAGGTTGTCCGGTTTGTGTTACCCCAATTGCTGCCATAGACCATATTATTGCCCTGGCAAGAGAGAAAGACACAATAATTGTTACCTTTGGTGATATGGTTAATGTTCCGGGGACTTCTTCCAGCTTAAAGAAGGAAAAAGCCAATGGTGCCGATATTCTGATTATTTATTCTCCTTTTCAAGTTATAGAGATTGCCAGAAAATATCCGGAAAAAAAGGTTATTTTAATTGGAATCGGTTTTGAGACAACAACTCCGTTATTGGCAAGTGTTATACTGGAAGTAGCGGAAAGGCAGATTGATAATTTTTATTTATTTAGCCTGGCAAAAATTATGCCCCCTATTATGCAGACACTTTTGCAAAAAAAGGATGCAGTAATTGATGGTTTTTTATGCCCCGGTCATGTAAGCGCAATTATCGGCACAAAACCCTATGAATTTATACCGGATAATTACCATATTCCTTGTGTGATTGCCGGTTTTGAACCTGGTGATATACTTATTGGGATTTATCATATTATCCAACAGAATATAAATAAAAAATCCTTTGTAGAGAATAAATACCAGAGAGTAGTAAAAAAAGAGGGTAATCCCGTAGCTTTAAGGAAGATGGCAGAAGTGTTTAATGAGGTAGATAGTACCTGGCGCGGAATAGGAAATGTAAAGAAAAGCGGCCTTGACTTAAAAGAAAAATATGCATCAATGAATGCTCGTAACTTGAAGGTAAAAATTGAAAAATCCCGGGAACACCCTGATTGTCGATGCGGAGAAGTGCTAAGGGGTATTATTACACCACTACAATGTCCGTTATTTAGAAAAATTTGTACACCTGAAAACCCTATAGGGGCATGTATGGTTTCCAGTGAAGGCAGTTGTGCAGCGTATTATAAATATAATTCAGTATAA
- a CDS encoding HypC/HybG/HupF family hydrogenase formation chaperone: MCLAVPGKAVRIIDSKQVEVLVGNIKKIIRTDLLPEIEEGDYLLIHAGYAITKINQKEADEVSRAWEEVQY, translated from the coding sequence ATGTGCTTAGCTGTTCCAGGAAAGGCTGTAAGAATAATAGATTCAAAACAGGTAGAGGTGCTTGTGGGTAATATAAAAAAAATTATCAGGACTGATCTATTACCAGAAATTGAAGAAGGAGATTACCTGCTTATCCATGCAGGTTATGCCATAACTAAAATCAATCAGAAGGAAGCTGATGAAGTAAGTCGTGCATGGGAGGAAGTGCAATATTGA
- the hypF gene encoding carbamoyltransferase HypF → IHGIVQGVGFRPYIHKKVKHYKLKGWICNTEQGVEMEVEGEQDAICIFLKNIKNDIPPLAIIEKIITDDLSLIGYTDFKIKKSKSNHLNPMALIPPDISICEDCYNELINPSDRRYNYPFINCTNCGPRFTIINELPYDREKTTMKSFSMCSDCQSEYNNIDNRRYHAQPNACFTCGPQVSLYLSGKKVRVAEPIKEAQKMLMKGQVGAIKGLGGFHLTCDASNYSAVSRLREIKKRDKKPFAVMAVNIDTIKNICYLTERAEQLLRSKEKPILLLKKRGIFNLSEDIAADNAYLGVMLPYTPLHVLLLKGSELVLVMTSANFSDEPIIIKNEDALQKLADKVDFILMHNRPIYNRCDDSVIKDSVSNPIMIRRSRGYAPFPVILKKEVCQVLAVGPEEKNTVCFTRNHYAFPTQHLGDLKNQESFEAYQEAIERFIHVFRFDPKVIACDLHPDYLSTAFAENLSRRKCLPLHKIQHHYAHIASCMAENNLTDEVIGVAFDGTGLGDDGNIWGGEFMVADFQNYKRVGHLKYQSMPGGEQVIHQPWRMAYSYLYSIFKNRIADYGLSFLQKRESREITLLEQMINKKINSPLTSSCGRLFDAVSALIGLKSEVSFEGQAAIQLESICRPEYKESYSFRIKGKSGKWIIDVDDMFKEIIYDLKIDENRNKIASKFHNTVADFIVLMCAKIRDLKNINQVVLSGGVFQNSFLLEQTIRKLKENMFKVSIHKIMPPNDACISLGQAMIAGMKEDFTK, encoded by the coding sequence ATACATGGCATTGTCCAGGGAGTTGGGTTTCGCCCCTATATTCATAAAAAAGTAAAACATTATAAATTAAAAGGCTGGATTTGCAACACCGAACAAGGAGTTGAAATGGAAGTTGAGGGAGAGCAGGATGCCATTTGCATTTTTTTAAAAAATATAAAAAATGATATTCCTCCATTAGCCATTATTGAGAAAATAATAACTGACGATTTGTCTCTGATAGGATATACAGATTTTAAAATTAAAAAAAGTAAATCAAATCATCTTAATCCAATGGCCCTTATTCCACCTGACATTTCTATCTGTGAAGATTGTTACAATGAATTAATTAACCCGTCAGATCGCAGGTATAATTATCCCTTTATTAATTGTACTAATTGCGGGCCTCGTTTTACTATAATCAATGAATTACCATATGACAGGGAAAAAACCACAATGAAAAGTTTTTCCATGTGTAGTGATTGTCAATCAGAATACAATAATATAGACAATCGCCGTTATCATGCTCAACCAAATGCATGTTTCACATGCGGTCCACAGGTATCTCTCTATCTATCGGGGAAAAAGGTAAGAGTAGCAGAACCAATAAAAGAAGCGCAGAAAATGCTAATGAAAGGACAGGTAGGTGCCATAAAAGGACTGGGAGGATTCCATCTTACCTGTGATGCTTCGAATTATTCAGCTGTCTCAAGATTAAGGGAGATAAAAAAGAGAGACAAAAAACCATTTGCTGTAATGGCAGTAAATATCGACACAATAAAAAATATCTGCTATCTTACTGAAAGGGCAGAACAGCTTTTAAGAAGCAAAGAGAAGCCTATTCTTTTATTAAAAAAAAGAGGTATATTTAATTTATCTGAGGACATTGCAGCAGATAATGCCTACCTTGGAGTGATGCTTCCTTATACACCCCTACATGTTTTATTGCTAAAGGGCAGTGAACTGGTTTTAGTAATGACCAGTGCTAATTTTAGTGATGAGCCTATTATTATCAAAAATGAAGATGCCTTGCAGAAATTGGCTGATAAAGTTGATTTTATTCTAATGCATAATCGCCCCATTTATAATCGATGTGATGACTCGGTAATAAAGGATTCCGTGTCTAATCCAATTATGATTAGAAGATCCAGGGGATATGCACCTTTTCCGGTTATTTTAAAAAAAGAGGTTTGCCAGGTACTTGCAGTAGGTCCTGAGGAAAAAAATACGGTATGTTTTACACGTAACCATTATGCATTTCCTACCCAGCATCTGGGAGATTTAAAAAACCAGGAAAGCTTTGAAGCTTATCAGGAAGCCATTGAACGCTTTATCCATGTATTCAGATTTGACCCCAAAGTGATTGCCTGTGATTTACATCCGGATTATCTATCCACTGCTTTTGCAGAAAACCTGTCAAGAAGAAAGTGCTTGCCTTTACATAAAATACAACATCATTATGCTCATATTGCCAGTTGTATGGCGGAAAATAATTTAACAGATGAAGTTATTGGAGTTGCTTTTGATGGTACGGGATTAGGAGATGACGGGAATATATGGGGAGGAGAATTCATGGTTGCAGATTTCCAGAATTATAAAAGAGTTGGTCATTTAAAGTATCAATCAATGCCGGGAGGAGAGCAGGTAATACATCAACCATGGAGAATGGCTTATAGCTACCTTTATTCAATCTTTAAAAATAGAATTGCAGATTACGGACTCTCTTTTTTACAAAAAAGAGAGTCCAGGGAAATTACTTTATTAGAGCAGATGATAAATAAAAAAATAAATTCCCCACTCACTTCCAGTTGTGGAAGATTGTTTGATGCTGTTTCAGCCCTGATTGGATTAAAAAGCGAAGTGAGTTTTGAAGGACAGGCTGCAATACAACTCGAGTCAATCTGTCGGCCAGAATATAAAGAGAGTTACTCCTTCCGGATTAAGGGAAAATCAGGTAAGTGGATAATAGATGTAGATGACATGTTTAAAGAGATTATCTATGACTTAAAAATAGATGAAAATAGAAATAAAATTGCAAGCAAATTTCATAACACGGTAGCTGATTTCATAGTTTTAATGTGTGCTAAAATTAGAGACCTGAAAAATATTAATCAGGTTGTATTATCAGGTGGTGTTTTTCAGAATAGTTTTTTATTAGAACAAACAATAAGAAAACTGAAAGAAAATATGTTTAAAGTTTCTATACACAAAATAATGCCCCCAAATGATGCCTGTATTTCTTTAGGACAGGCGATGATTGCTGGCATGAAAGAAGATTTTACAAAGTAG
- the hypB gene encoding hydrogenase nickel incorporation protein HypB has product MLTKIKVFSNIMKSNEDMALNNRQLFKKYNIPVINMMSSPGSGKTSVLEKTIEELGKKINIAVLEGDLQTDRDAQRIAKHEVQVAQINTDGACHLDANMVNKALSAFDFSKIDLFFIENVGNLVCPAGFDLGENYRVNLVSIPEGDDKVIKYPVIFRKCDALLINKMDLLPYISFNLERLKTEALNIRPDMKIFEISCLNNEGMQEWYKWLEE; this is encoded by the coding sequence GTGTTGACAAAGATAAAAGTATTTTCAAATATTATGAAAAGTAATGAAGACATGGCTTTAAATAACAGGCAACTGTTTAAAAAATACAATATCCCGGTAATCAACATGATGAGTTCTCCAGGCTCCGGAAAGACAAGTGTACTGGAGAAAACAATCGAGGAGCTGGGCAAAAAAATTAATATCGCAGTATTAGAAGGAGATTTGCAGACAGATCGTGATGCACAGCGTATTGCTAAACATGAAGTTCAGGTAGCTCAAATTAATACTGATGGAGCATGCCATCTGGATGCCAATATGGTAAATAAGGCTTTATCCGCATTTGATTTTAGTAAGATTGATTTATTTTTTATTGAAAATGTTGGTAATCTGGTATGTCCGGCCGGTTTTGATCTGGGTGAAAATTATCGGGTAAATTTGGTTAGTATCCCCGAAGGAGACGATAAGGTAATTAAATACCCGGTAATATTTAGAAAATGTGATGCTTTACTGATTAACAAGATGGATCTGTTGCCATATATATCATTTAACCTTGAACGCTTAAAAACCGAAGCATTAAATATTAGGCCTGATATGAAGATTTTTGAAATATCCTGTTTGAATAATGAAGGAATGCAGGAGTGGTATAAATGGCTTGAAGAAAT
- a CDS encoding pre-16S rRNA-processing nuclease YqgF yields the protein MMVKTVLAIDPGRKKCGIAVVNSKLKFIFGEVVDNKELIQKVGPLLKKYNINNLLIGSGTYSDEIKKWIIENFNNIAITEVSEKNTTMQARKRYYNYNPPTGLSKFLPLSFLVPPCPYDDYAALLIAEKFFMNRKKTRDNYNL from the coding sequence ATGATGGTAAAAACTGTATTAGCAATAGATCCGGGGAGAAAGAAATGTGGAATTGCTGTTGTCAACAGTAAATTAAAATTTATTTTTGGTGAGGTTGTTGATAACAAAGAACTTATTCAAAAAGTAGGACCTTTATTAAAAAAGTATAACATAAATAATCTTTTAATTGGCAGTGGAACATATTCGGATGAAATAAAAAAATGGATTATTGAAAATTTTAATAATATTGCAATAACTGAAGTATCTGAAAAAAATACTACTATGCAGGCTAGAAAACGTTATTATAACTATAATCCTCCTACAGGTTTATCAAAATTTCTGCCTTTATCCTTTCTTGTTCCTCCTTGTCCTTATGATGATTATGCAGCATTACTTATTGCTGAAAAATTTTTTATGAATAGAAAAAAAACAAGAGATAATTATAATTTATAA
- the fdhD gene encoding formate dehydrogenase accessory sulfurtransferase FdhD: MLSEDKGVKKNIVRIRQGNKEETTDIIAREIELSIYVNQKKIIRLYCSPGNYKFLGAGFLFSTGILASKEDILLIETNHNSVNIITKNSILSAEYINYLSSEINSKHQVKKLSIKNTDMLDSLVLKHSIVFTLMAEMQNKAVFFKESGSVHSCGLANRNGIILLFAEDISRYNTIDRILGESLLKDINTSDKIILTSCRITSGIIKKIIQTGISIVISRSAVTDCAINMAHRNNITLIGFARNERMNIYSHPERIIL, from the coding sequence TTGTTATCGGAAGATAAGGGAGTAAAAAAGAATATTGTTAGAATTAGGCAAGGTAATAAAGAAGAGACAACAGATATAATTGCCCGGGAAATAGAGTTAAGTATCTATGTAAATCAAAAAAAGATAATAAGATTATATTGCAGCCCTGGTAATTATAAATTTTTAGGAGCCGGATTCTTGTTTTCTACAGGTATTTTGGCAAGTAAAGAGGATATCTTATTAATTGAGACAAACCATAATTCTGTTAATATAATTACAAAGAATAGCATTTTATCTGCGGAATATATTAACTATCTTTCATCAGAAATTAACTCAAAACACCAAGTCAAAAAGCTAAGTATTAAGAACACTGATATGTTAGATAGTCTTGTATTAAAGCATTCAATTGTTTTTACCCTGATGGCTGAAATGCAGAACAAGGCTGTATTTTTTAAGGAAAGTGGTAGTGTTCATAGTTGTGGATTAGCTAACAGAAATGGAATAATATTATTGTTTGCTGAGGATATTAGTCGTTACAATACAATAGATAGGATCTTAGGAGAATCATTACTGAAAGACATTAATACCAGTGATAAGATAATACTTACCTCATGCCGGATAACTTCCGGGATTATCAAAAAAATAATTCAAACGGGGATTTCTATTGTAATTTCACGATCTGCGGTTACAGATTGCGCTATAAATATGGCGCATCGTAATAATATAACGCTTATTGGTTTTGCTCGTAATGAAAGGATGAATATATATTCTCATCCCGAGCGTATTATACTCTAA
- a CDS encoding molybdenum cofactor guanylyltransferase, whose amino-acid sequence MDKEKFTPITIIILAGGKSSRIGLNKDKGKMKLLGVNLIDRVVSNILSSGLFSEKDLLLVGPKKRFPDYNRVVEDIYPQKGPLGGIFSGLHYSKTFYSLIIGYDMPFIKSNLIHYMAENIDNHDAVIPTHSQGLLEPLCAIYSKNCLKVMENNIKNNELSVRRIFPFLKIRLINEREIKRFDPKLHSFFNINYKSDFNRAEELSRKRRRE is encoded by the coding sequence ATGGATAAAGAAAAATTTACTCCTATCACTATAATAATATTGGCTGGTGGGAAAAGTAGTAGAATTGGTTTAAATAAAGATAAGGGAAAAATGAAATTATTGGGTGTTAATTTAATAGATAGAGTAGTCTCTAATATTCTTTCATCCGGTTTATTTTCAGAAAAAGACCTTCTTCTCGTTGGTCCTAAAAAAAGATTCCCTGATTACAACAGAGTTGTAGAAGATATTTACCCACAAAAAGGTCCCTTAGGAGGAATATTTTCAGGTTTACACTATTCAAAGACTTTTTATAGTCTTATAATTGGTTATGATATGCCATTTATTAAGTCTAATTTAATACATTATATGGCAGAAAATATCGATAATCATGATGCAGTTATTCCCACTCATAGCCAGGGGTTACTTGAACCACTATGTGCAATATACAGTAAAAATTGCCTGAAAGTAATGGAAAATAATATAAAAAATAATGAATTATCTGTAAGGCGCATATTTCCTTTTTTGAAGATACGCCTTATTAATGAAAGGGAAATAAAAAGATTTGACCCGAAGTTACATTCTTTCTTTAACATTAACTATAAGAGTGATTTTAATAGAGCAGAGGAATTGAGTCGAAAAAGGAGAAGAGAATAA
- a CDS encoding formate/nitrite transporter family protein produces MSAEKETIQKVENITAPCNAPAAVANAFCGIGKNKADLPWMKMIILGILAGAYIGFGAQLATMVTYDSASYIGDGISKILFGSVFSVGLMLVVIAGAELFTGNNLIVVGTLNGNVSTGKLLNSWFWIYVANFIGSILLVWIMYATQLWKTGDFAVGAKALSIASGKVNLSWGAALARGIVCNWLVCLAVWLAVAAKDVAGKILAIYFPIMAFVASGFEHSIANMYFVPMGIMLKGNAAVVAAAGLTDKIANLTWGSFILNNLVPVTIGNIIGGAFFVATLYWYVYLRKE; encoded by the coding sequence TTGAGCGCAGAGAAAGAAACAATACAAAAGGTAGAAAATATTACTGCTCCATGTAATGCACCAGCAGCAGTCGCAAATGCATTTTGCGGTATTGGAAAAAATAAGGCAGATTTACCGTGGATGAAAATGATTATTCTTGGTATTTTAGCTGGTGCATATATAGGTTTTGGTGCACAGCTTGCTACAATGGTTACCTATGATTCTGCGAGTTATATAGGTGATGGAATCTCTAAAATCTTATTTGGTAGTGTATTTTCAGTAGGACTGATGTTAGTCGTAATAGCTGGAGCAGAGCTGTTTACGGGAAATAATTTAATAGTGGTAGGAACTTTAAACGGGAATGTGTCAACAGGAAAATTATTAAACAGCTGGTTCTGGATTTATGTAGCTAATTTTATTGGCTCCATTTTACTGGTCTGGATAATGTACGCAACACAACTTTGGAAAACAGGGGATTTTGCAGTAGGTGCAAAGGCATTATCAATTGCCAGTGGAAAAGTCAATCTTAGTTGGGGAGCAGCTTTAGCAAGAGGGATTGTGTGTAACTGGTTAGTATGTCTTGCTGTTTGGCTTGCAGTTGCAGCAAAAGATGTTGCAGGAAAGATATTAGCTATTTATTTCCCGATTATGGCATTTGTCGCTAGTGGTTTTGAGCATAGCATTGCTAATATGTATTTTGTACCTATGGGTATTATGCTTAAAGGAAATGCTGCAGTTGTTGCCGCAGCAGGTTTGACTGATAAGATAGCTAATTTGACCTGGGGAAGTTTTATTTTGAACAATTTGGTCCCTGTGACAATTGGTAATATAATCGGTGGAGCATTTTTTGTAGCAACTTTATATTGGTATGTATATTTAAGAAAAGAATAA